The following nucleotide sequence is from Trifolium pratense cultivar HEN17-A07 linkage group LG2, ARS_RC_1.1, whole genome shotgun sequence.
GTAACCCTAAAACTAACAAACACCACTATTGTTACACTATTGCTAATCCAATTCCAAGCTCCTTCCCTTATCTATCTCTTCGCTTTCGGTCGCAGAACTCATCTTTTACCTTCTCTATCTCTCAAACCCCACGCCGATTTCATCTTTTTATTCTTCATCAACTTCCTTACCAAACCGGTTAGTTTCTTATTTCacttttcattttactttaactGTGGAGGATAATTACCATTTAGGGTTCaatggaaagaaaaataaataaataaattaggaaTTAGGGTTCAAGTCATGTTCTGTTTTGTGTTAGGAAGGAATGAAGAAATCAAGTTTCTTAGCTGGAAAACTGCTTCCCTTTCATATCTATTTCATGCAATGCTTTGCTTTGTGCTCGATTTTAGCATTCATAGATCATTCACGTATTCTATTTCCAGCTTAATCTATACTCTAAATTCTAGGGTAGATAGTGTAAGCATTACCTAGAAATTTTACCCTAAGTATAAGTACTCCATAAGAGAATAGGTATTTGAAGGATGAAGCATAGGATTCACTCAAATTTAAGGTACATGTATGTATGTACCCGGTACCGGTAGGTACTTTCCCTCAAATTGAGGAGTACCCGTGCATCATAGGTCAAGATTAATGACGTGAAAAAAAGTATTTTAGCAAATAGTTgctaattgttttttaaatgtatttagacagattaatattataaaatacaaGTATTGATTACAATTTGAACACTTTCAGTTAAAAAGAACATGTGAGGTTAGAGCCAATAATTTGAACAAGTTAAAGCCATGTGTTATAcctttatttcattattttattaatttgatattGTTGTTAATACATGTGAAATGATGATTAGTTTAAATTTAAGAATCTTGTGTAATAGGAACCCAATTTCAATTATGTAATGAGAACTCAGATTATAAAACAGATTAACTCCCTTAGCACGTAGTAAGGTAGTAGTAAATTTCACCCCGGGGAGCTTTAAAAAGCATGATTTTTTCCAGAAAAGAAATTGCTTTCTTGAGTTGTGTTGTTGATGAGCTTTTTAATTATAACTGATCAGTGGtttgtctatttttttaatttaacatttcttctttacatttttaatgtagatattttaacattttaatcattctaGTTGTATGTAAAGACCAAGATTTAAGCTggaagtagaaaaaaaaatctattttttttatatttagtattttaaaaaaaattaatttggttattatttatttatgtgtgaTGCAAGAGAAAAAGGTCggaattgtattttttttttgccgtTAGTTTATTGACTAGAAATTTCTcctaaagatgaataagtgaaatgTTTAGTGTTCGAATCCTGACTTCTGCATGTAATATATATGATGTTTatatcaactgagctaaactcacggtAAATGGTCGGAATTGTATTCTTATTGTGTTGTTCCCTTTTGATTGTGGTTGGACAGAGTCTTTGGTTTAGCACTTTTGTTACCATTAATTCCAGCTATAGCTTGGGTTCTTTATAACATTTTTCAACCAGCACTTAACCAAATCAACCGAATGCGTAACGATAAAGGGGTTATCATTGGTTTGGGTCTTGGTGGATTAACAGCTTCTTCAGGGTTTTTGTCACCACAAGATGCAATGGCTAGTGAAATAGCTGCAATTGCTGAAGCTGGTAGTAGTGATAATAGGGGTCAGCTTCTGTTGTTTGTGGTAGCACCAGCTATTCTTTGGGTTCTTTACAATATTTTGCAGCCTGctcttaatcaaatcaacagAATGAGATCAGATTGAaacttttctttatatataaaataaaaattagatttttatttttgttgttgctgtGTGATATATATCATTCAATTCTCTTGTAACTTGTATCTAAAGCTATGTctgttttttgttagttttatgtCTGGcccttcttttttattttaataatttcctATGTTTTGTTGTAAACTGtgattctttaaaaaatatacattgaaataaatcatacaatttacatttatattctctattagtaaaaacaaGCCATAGTGCATTTAGTAAAAGAAGAAGTTGTTATATAAAATGGGAAGGAGGGAGTATAATAAAAGaagattttaatttcttaatcCCTAATTATTCTCTTTAGTGCCGTGCGACTGCTTCTACAATCAGAGTttatctcttcttctttctatCGCCGCGCCGCCCCTTCGCAGTTCTTAGGTTCGTTAATTACTTTGCTTTACTACTACTAGATGATTTTCCGTTCTATTATATGAATTTGACTGTATTTTTATGCTAATTGGTTAATTGCTACTACTAAACCAaccctaaaataaataattgattattgtttttcctttttcttgaACAGAAAATAAGAGATTCCATGGAAAACGGAGATATACCTCAGGATGCCAACGAACGTATGTGTTGGAATTTTGCTTTGCTactgtataataataataataattccaatgaataatatgatttttgtgtttgttgtaTTTACAGATTGCCCAGGTCCTGAGTCTGATTCTGCTGGAAAATCTGATGCATGTGAAGGATGCCCAAATCAGCAAATTTGTGCCACTGCTCCTAAAGGACCTGACCCTGGTACCTACTCTCcacctttatcttatttatttatgtttcgATACTGGCTGG
It contains:
- the LOC123904050 gene encoding photosystem II core complex proteins psbY, chloroplastic-like, with amino-acid sequence NCALTHLLLKRHQRCCLYPLSFSERHYVSGRSLWQHISLFEELIFYLLYLSNPTPISSFYSSSTSLPNRVFGLALLLPLIPAIAWVLYNIFQPALNQINRMRNDKGVIIGLGLGGLTASSGFLSPQDAMASEIAAIAEAGSSDNRGQLLLFVVAPAILWVLYNILQPALNQINRMRSD